In a genomic window of Sulfurisphaera tokodaii str. 7:
- a CDS encoding formate--phosphoribosylaminoimidazolecarboxamide ligase family protein — protein sequence MMVRIAALASHSALDVFDGAKDENFETIALCKKGRERPYLEFKRIVDECIILDDFKEIASEKIDSYLTSRDAIIIPNRSLAVYVGYDNLEKMRTKYFGNRKMLRWEERTGEKNYYKILDEAKIRRPKIYKPEEVDGAVIVKLPEAKRRVERGFFIAVNKKDFDEKLDSLMKAGIIDEKSVNEMVIEEYILGAHFNINYFYSPIFNRVELLSIDRRIQSDLDSFYRLPAEIQLKLNRLPRFIEVGHEPATIRESLLEKVFEIGYAFVEATKKLEPPGIIGPFTLQAMVTPELDLVVFDVAPRIGGGTNAHMGIGSQYSKLYFGKPISLGRRIAIEIKEGIKNGESNKILT from the coding sequence ATAATGGTTAGAATAGCTGCTCTTGCAAGTCATTCTGCCCTTGATGTTTTTGATGGAGCTAAAGATGAAAATTTTGAGACTATAGCTCTTTGTAAAAAAGGTAGAGAAAGACCTTATTTAGAATTTAAAAGAATCGTAGATGAATGCATCATTTTAGATGATTTCAAAGAAATAGCTTCAGAAAAAATAGATAGTTACTTAACTTCTAGAGATGCTATAATAATTCCTAACAGAAGTTTAGCAGTATATGTTGGTTATGATAATCTAGAAAAAATGAGAACTAAATATTTTGGAAATAGAAAGATGTTAAGATGGGAAGAAAGGACTGGAGAAAAAAATTACTATAAAATATTAGATGAAGCTAAAATCAGAAGACCTAAAATATATAAACCTGAAGAAGTTGATGGTGCAGTTATAGTAAAATTACCCGAAGCTAAAAGAAGAGTTGAGAGAGGATTTTTCATTGCTGTTAATAAAAAAGATTTTGATGAGAAATTAGATTCCTTAATGAAGGCCGGTATTATAGATGAAAAAAGTGTTAATGAGATGGTAATAGAAGAGTATATATTGGGTGCCCATTTTAATATAAACTATTTCTATTCACCAATTTTTAATAGAGTTGAACTTTTAAGCATAGATAGAAGAATACAGAGCGATCTAGATTCCTTTTACAGATTACCAGCTGAAATACAGCTTAAACTTAATAGATTGCCAAGATTTATAGAAGTAGGACATGAACCAGCTACTATAAGAGAGAGTTTACTTGAAAAAGTTTTTGAAATTGGATATGCTTTTGTAGAAGCTACAAAAAAACTAGAACCGCCTGGTATAATAGGGCCCTTTACACTTCAAGCAATGGTTACACCAGAATTAGATTTAGTAGTATTTGATGTTGCCCCTAGAATAGGCGGCGGTACTAATGCTCATATGGGAATAGGCAGTCAATATTCTAAACTTTATTTCGGGAAGCCTATTAGTTTAGGTAGAAGGATAGCAATTGAGATAAAAGAAGGAATAAAAAACGGAGAATCTAATAAAATTCTTACATGA
- a CDS encoding formate--phosphoribosylaminoimidazolecarboxamide ligase has protein sequence MYILTIGSHSSLQILHGAKKEGFKTALVTPEKRVKFYKQFTFIDEVYGYKNEDEAVDYINDFANNGILIPHGSLVEYIGPERVNKIKTKIFGNRNLFEWEANQKKKMSLLKSAKIKIPEQFENPEDIDRLVIIKLPGAKGGKGYFIARNKSEAKEGLNKLLEQKMIRSIDEVIIQEYVIGVPMYFQFFNSIILNRLEIMGIDIRYETNIDGLRRLPADIKIDPTLVVVGNIPAVARESLLPLVYEYGENFVNTVKELVPPGMIGPFCLESVVTDQGDIVVFEFSGRIVAGTNLYVNGSPYSWLYWDEPMSVGRRISREIKLAINSNKLEQVLT, from the coding sequence ATGTACATACTTACGATAGGAAGTCATTCATCATTACAAATATTACATGGAGCAAAAAAAGAAGGGTTTAAAACAGCTTTAGTAACGCCAGAAAAGAGAGTAAAATTCTACAAACAATTTACTTTCATAGATGAAGTTTATGGATACAAAAATGAAGATGAGGCAGTAGATTATATTAATGACTTTGCAAATAACGGTATACTTATCCCTCACGGGAGTTTAGTAGAATATATTGGACCCGAAAGAGTAAATAAGATAAAAACAAAAATTTTTGGAAATAGGAATCTGTTCGAATGGGAAGCCAATCAGAAAAAGAAAATGAGTTTATTAAAGAGTGCAAAAATAAAAATCCCCGAACAATTTGAAAATCCAGAAGATATAGACAGATTAGTTATAATTAAGTTACCAGGTGCTAAGGGAGGAAAAGGTTATTTTATAGCTAGAAATAAAAGTGAAGCAAAAGAAGGTTTAAATAAATTATTAGAACAAAAAATGATAAGAAGCATAGATGAAGTAATAATCCAAGAATATGTAATAGGTGTTCCTATGTATTTTCAATTTTTCAATAGTATCATATTAAATAGACTAGAAATTATGGGTATCGATATTAGGTATGAAACGAATATTGATGGACTAAGAAGACTTCCAGCAGATATTAAGATAGACCCTACTTTAGTTGTAGTAGGTAACATACCTGCAGTGGCTAGAGAAAGTCTTTTACCCCTCGTATACGAATACGGTGAAAATTTTGTTAATACGGTAAAAGAATTGGTACCTCCAGGAATGATTGGACCTTTCTGTTTAGAATCAGTAGTAACTGATCAAGGAGACATAGTGGTATTTGAATTCTCTGGAAGAATAGTAGCTGGAACTAATCTTTATGTTAATGGAAGTCCATATAGTTGGCTTTATTGGGATGAACCCATGAGCGTTGGCAGAAGAATCAGTAGAGAGATAAAATTAGCAATAAACTCTAATAAGTTAGAACAGGTGTTAACATAA
- a CDS encoding adenylosuccinate synthetase, protein MLNILVGGFFGDEGKGKVAAYLSLKDSPSLSVRTGSINAGHTVTYMGKQWKLRIIPSAFVNRTTYLALAPGALTSIEVLINEARETNSLDRLYIDPHVGIITEKEIEEERNDEYLMKRVGSTGQGVGYAEAKRILRKLKLAKDYDILSKFLINVPNLVIEKLEKNETVLIEGTQGYYLSLYHGEYPYVTSRNTSSSGVLSEVGIGPKYVDHVIVVFKSYVTRVGEGPLEGELDWEEAQRLGIAEIATVTGRKRRSAPFNIKLAKEAIRANSATQIAITKLDALFKDAKGVKEYSKLPQEAKKWIEDIEEQLKVPITLIGTGEDTLDMIDLRKEKL, encoded by the coding sequence ATGCTAAACATCCTTGTAGGAGGATTTTTTGGCGATGAAGGTAAGGGAAAAGTTGCAGCATACCTTTCATTAAAAGATTCCCCATCTCTTTCTGTAAGAACTGGATCAATTAACGCTGGGCATACTGTAACATATATGGGAAAACAATGGAAATTAAGAATTATTCCCTCAGCTTTTGTAAATAGAACCACATATTTAGCATTAGCTCCAGGGGCTTTAACTTCAATTGAAGTATTAATAAATGAGGCAAGAGAGACTAACTCATTAGATCGATTGTATATAGATCCACATGTTGGTATTATAACTGAGAAGGAAATCGAGGAAGAGAGAAATGATGAATACTTAATGAAGAGAGTAGGAAGTACAGGACAAGGAGTAGGATATGCTGAAGCAAAAAGAATTCTAAGAAAATTAAAACTAGCTAAAGATTATGATATATTATCTAAATTTTTGATCAATGTTCCAAATTTAGTTATAGAGAAATTAGAAAAGAATGAGACAGTTTTAATTGAAGGCACACAAGGTTACTACTTAAGCTTATACCACGGAGAATATCCTTATGTAACAAGTAGAAATACTTCTTCATCAGGTGTTTTAAGCGAAGTAGGTATAGGACCAAAATACGTAGATCATGTAATAGTCGTATTCAAATCCTATGTGACAAGAGTAGGTGAGGGACCTTTAGAAGGAGAATTAGATTGGGAAGAAGCTCAAAGGCTAGGGATTGCTGAAATAGCCACAGTTACTGGAAGAAAAAGAAGAAGTGCTCCATTTAATATTAAGCTTGCAAAAGAAGCAATAAGAGCTAACTCAGCTACTCAAATTGCTATAACTAAATTAGATGCATTATTTAAAGATGCTAAAGGAGTAAAAGAATATTCAAAACTTCCTCAAGAAGCTAAGAAATGGATAGAAGATATAGAGGAACAGTTAAAAGTACCAATCACACTAATTGGAACTGGAGAAGACACACTGGATATGATAGACTTGAGAAAAGAAAAGCTATGA